GAGGCTCCGACAAGTGGCAGCGCCAGAGGCAGGACCCCTGGCAAAAGCCGATTATTAGCAATCTGGGGGTGAGGCGACTAGCCCCTTTCTGTAAGGCAGCGCTTATGTTTTTAAAGCATCTGTTAAAAGAACAGTGATCAGCTTGGAGAACTTTATTGATGGCTTCACTAAGTGAACTAGCTCAGCctggggaaaggagagaagacatGCCAAGTCCCAATAGCACGAGACCAGCCCTCTGAACACAGCGCTTCTCGATGAAGCCAGAGAGTGACTCAGCTAGCAGCGTGACACACTGAGGGTGGGGGTTCCTCCGTCTGCCACTCAGCCCGCTTCTTGCAGAGAGGCCCTCACCCCAAAAACAGAacagcagcagcggcagcagcgGCCTTCAGCCCTGAGCTCCCTTGTGAGGTGGGGACAAGAGAGCCCAGCTTCACCTGTGTCCTCATGCTGTGACTGTCCCTCTCCCAGCAAAGAGTTAAGAGCATGGCTGGGCCAGGGCTCCCAGGGGCCAGCCCCACCCCTCTCCTGGGGAACCATGCTCAGAACCCCGACATACTTCACACACCACATCATCTGCGTCACGCAGACCAGCAGGAGTGAGTCGGTGGGTGGGAGCGCACCCAGGCTGCCCCAGCCTCCTTCGCGGATCTGCTTCTGAGACCAGAACTGAGGGCTGAAAACCCTCTCCAGGCCTGAGGGATGCTGGGGACAGCAGGCGGGGCCTGTGTGTGACAAGCAGTTCTAAAGCGCAGACAGGAGAGCAGGGAGGAAGCCGAGCCCCCAGGAGCCAGGCCGACCCTCAAGCCCCTGGCCCGAGGTGGCCTGGGTGAGGGCCAAGGGGCTCCCCCTTCAGAGCCCAGAACGGAGGCCGGCCGGCCCAGGCCCTGCCCCatcactggggggtggggctgtCCCCCTCAGTGAGCGTCTTGAAGTCCATGGAGAGAGCCTGCTCCTCCTCGCGGGGTGGCCGCCTCCAGTCCGCACGGGTCAGGATGTGGAGCACGGCCACACCAAAGGCGACCAGCAGCAGGCCCAGCGTGTTGCCCAGGACCCCTTCGGCCTTGAACGAGCTGTACGCGGACCTGCGGGTCGGGGAGGGTCACCCTTAGGGCCAGGTGCCGGCCAGAGAGCAGCCGCCCTCCAGGGCTGGAGCCCTCACAGGCCTCACCGAGCACTCACCCAAGCTTGAACAGCAGCGCCTCCTTCAGGCCCAGCAGGGCCGTGCCCAGCGACAGCAGGAAGATGGCAGCGCCGAAGAAGACATGCTGAGAGCGGTAGCCGCTCCGCAGGGAAAAGGAGGCTCCGGGGAACAGGAAGAAGCCGCAGCCCACCAGCCACTAGGAGACGAAACCGGGCTGCACTGAGCCCGCTCGCCACCAGCCCTGGGGCGACTCTGCCACGCGCAGTCAAGGTCCTCCGAGCAGCTGGGACAAGGCGAACGACCTCGGGGCCTCGCACGCCAGTCCCACGCTGGGATCCGggggcaggactgggggaagcacTGTGGCCAAGCCATGTCCTACCtgcgccccccacccctgcacacacacccccGAGTGGCCCCTGTGCGGCACCCTGCCAGCCCCATTCCCGTCCCTCGGCCCTGGCCTCACCTGCACAAAGTAGAGGACAAAGACCAGGAGGCCGCACCAGCTGTGCAGGCTGTACAGGTGGGCATAGCCCCGCTCCCTGTGGTAGTGGAACACGGCCACCAGGCCTGGACCAGAGACAGAGACGGGCCGTGAGACCAGGCTGATGGGagaccacccacacccacaccggGACTTGTGGCTCTGTGCCCAGCCCGGCCGGAGTGGGGAAGGGAGCAGCCACCACGCCCACACTGGTGCTGGAGGGGGGGCAGGAACTCACCCACCAGCGCGATGACAAACGCCAAGACGTGCAGCAGCCCGTGCAGGATTTTGGCCGTGCGTTTGGTCTCCTTCCTGAAAACTCGGTAAACCAGCAGGGCTGGCAggaagagacggagagggagcGGAAGCCTGAGCTTAGACATGGCCAGGGAGGTTCGAGGGGCCTTGCTCCCCGCTGCCACAGGCCACCCCCAGGTTGCTGTGCTCCAGCAACGCCCTACAgctgccaccacccccacccccagggttcTTGTCAGGCTTTCCAGGCTGGCTTTCAGGTTCTCTGTCcggtcacacacacagacaccgcCAAGCTCCTTATTTTAACGCCGACGGTGCTGAACCCAGTCAGTGAGTCTGTCAGCAAGCCGGCTCCGAGGCAGGAGAAAGCTGGGTTCCACAGGCAGAACTCCTGGGTCACGGTGCACAGGGAGCTCCTGGGCCACCAGGAAGGAAGGTGGGGCGGGGGACTCAGGCCCTGCCGGGTTCCGCACCCCACACACAcgacacacagtcactcacacgtTCACACCGACCCTCCAGCTTCACGGCCCTGCAGGAGACAGCCCCCCTGCGTGCTCCGGGCCATGAAGAGTGACAAAAGGCTCGCACTCAGAGGTGCCACCGCACCTCTCCTCTTCGGCTCAGTGAGAAACGTGAAGGAGCTGGGCCCAGGACGCCCAGGCACCCTGCGTGCTCCACCCTGGCTGTGTTCCCTCCCTCCCAGCCCTCCCTGGGGCTCCTTCTAGTGCTGACGCAGGTGTATGtctgtccccctccctcccccttctccctctttctacatgtaagtctccctccctccctctctacctgcaagtctctctccctctctctcccctctgcctgcaagtcctctctctctctctctcttccctctcccctctcaatttctgtctctataaaaactaATCAGAGCCTTTCAGAATGAGGTTTCCTCCCACCGGCCTCAACCCCGACTTGAGTCTCTGGCATCGTGCGCTACACCGGCttcccggcccggcccggcccgtcTAGCCCGGAGAGATGGCGGGTGCTGGTGTGGTCTCCGGGACTCACCGTCTCCCTGCAGGAAGATCAGGCCGATGATCATGCACAGCGGGTGCACGTTGAACAGCAGGGTGCTCTCCCACGCGATGCCGCCCCGGTACAGGCCCAGCCAGGCGCCCGTCACGGCCACCGAGGTCAGGCCCAGCAGCTGGGAGAAGGCCACGAAGgcaggcagtgctctgggggccGGGGCCACGCCGGCCGGGCTCTCCATGCTGCGAGGAACAGGTGGCACTCAGAG
Above is a window of Erinaceus europaeus chromosome 12, mEriEur2.1, whole genome shotgun sequence DNA encoding:
- the LOC103117574 gene encoding transmembrane ascorbate-dependent reductase CYB561 — encoded protein: MESPAGVAPAPRALPAFVAFSQLLGLTSVAVTGAWLGLYRGGIAWESTLLFNVHPLCMIIGLIFLQGDALLVYRVFRKETKRTAKILHGLLHVLAFVIALVGLVAVFHYHRERGYAHLYSLHSWCGLLVFVLYFVQWLVGCGFFLFPGASFSLRSGYRSQHVFFGAAIFLLSLGTALLGLKEALLFKLGSAYSSFKAEGVLGNTLGLLLVAFGVAVLHILTRADWRRPPREEEQALSMDFKTLTEGDSPTPQ